From Deltaproteobacteria bacterium, one genomic window encodes:
- the rlmN gene encoding 23S rRNA (adenine(2503)-C(2))-methyltransferase RlmN, with amino-acid sequence METTNLHPALTVLDGLSSKPPVGKPNLLGFTRPELTTFVEEAGEKRFRADQLFTALFEQKISGFSEITTLSKTLRQALTDTFVISRPTIDQVEASEDGTRKYRFVSVDGLAFEAVYIPQVAKGSRTNTLCVSSQTGCAVGCKFCFTASLRRNRNLAAAEIVGQVLAVQDDVTAEDEHARVTNIVFMGMGEPLLNFNEVIKACKILLDEKGCQFSGRRITISTSGIVPRIYELGRELPTQLAISLNATTNEQRNRVMPINKKWPIEELIEAMRAYPLANRRKITVEYVLIKDVNDTPADARRLIRLLEGIPVKVNLLPLNAHDRTEFETPPWERVVAFQKILRNAKMNTLLRTPRGQDISAACGQLGETVPLPAPKT; translated from the coding sequence ATGGAAACGACAAATTTACACCCTGCCCTGACTGTTCTCGACGGACTGTCCTCCAAGCCACCTGTTGGTAAACCGAACCTACTGGGTTTCACGCGGCCTGAGCTTACAACCTTTGTTGAGGAGGCAGGCGAGAAGCGTTTTCGCGCCGATCAGCTTTTTACAGCACTCTTCGAACAGAAAATCAGTGGCTTTTCGGAAATCACCACGCTCTCCAAAACCTTACGCCAAGCACTGACCGATACCTTTGTGATCAGTCGGCCCACCATCGACCAAGTCGAAGCTTCTGAAGACGGTACACGTAAATACCGATTCGTAAGCGTGGACGGATTGGCATTTGAGGCCGTCTATATTCCTCAAGTGGCCAAAGGCAGTCGCACCAATACTCTATGCGTCTCCAGCCAAACGGGGTGCGCAGTTGGCTGCAAATTTTGCTTCACCGCCTCGTTGCGCCGCAACCGAAACTTGGCTGCAGCTGAAATTGTTGGCCAGGTACTGGCAGTCCAAGATGATGTAACCGCCGAGGATGAACATGCCCGGGTCACGAATATTGTCTTCATGGGCATGGGCGAGCCTCTTTTAAACTTCAATGAAGTGATTAAAGCCTGTAAAATTCTTCTCGATGAAAAAGGCTGCCAGTTTTCGGGACGACGCATTACCATCAGTACCTCTGGTATCGTCCCGCGTATTTATGAATTGGGTCGTGAACTGCCAACTCAGCTGGCTATTTCTTTAAACGCAACGACCAACGAGCAACGCAACCGCGTGATGCCCATTAACAAGAAGTGGCCGATTGAAGAGCTTATTGAAGCTATGCGTGCCTATCCGTTGGCCAATCGGCGTAAAATCACTGTCGAATATGTTTTAATTAAAGACGTAAACGATACCCCGGCAGATGCGCGAAGGCTCATCCGGCTCCTTGAAGGTATCCCCGTAAAGGTCAACCTATTGCCTCTCAATGCCCATGACCGAACCGAGTTCGAAACACCTCCATGGGAGCGGGTGGTCGCTTTTCAAAAGATTCTGCGAAATGCCAAAATGAATACGCTTTTACGCACACCACGTGGACAAGATATTTCCGCGGCCTGTGGGCAGCTCGGCGAAACCGTTCCACTGCCTGCACCCAAGACTTAA